The window TTTCAGGCGATCGCACCGCGTTTTGATCGTGGCCCAGTTTGTCAACATGCCGCCTAACCAGCGTTGATTGACGTAATTTGCGCCACAGCGTAGAGCTTCCTGCGCGATAATCCCAGCAGATTGACGCTTAGTCCCTACAAATAAAAACTTTTGTCCCTGTGCGGCTGAATTGCGCATGTAGTGATACGCATCATCCATCAGCCTTGCAGTCTGTACTAAGTCAATGATGTGCACCCCGTTGCGTGCTGCGAAAATGTAAGAAGACATTTTCGGGTTCCAGCGTCGGGTTTGATGACCAAAGTGAACCCCAGACTGCAACATCTCGGGTAAAGAAATGACTGGCATATGCGATTTAGCTCCTTTCGGGTTGAACCTCCACCTGGGAAATCTTCGAGAAGACACCCAAAAGCCCAAGTGTGCGATTTTTGACAACTTTACAAAGGTAACATAGTTAAGCGAGTTCTATCTAAGACAAAATTCGAGAATGTTCATAGAATCCCCTGCCTGCAAGGCTGCTTTTCGTATGATGTCTTAAACATCAGTTGCAGATTTGGGAAATCTGTGGATTATTGGGGGCATTCGCGAGATTGGTTGCCATGCCTCTTTATAGACAATCTGTAAATCGTTAACGTACACGGGAAGCATCCTATGTCTGCTGAGTCTCAACGTCCACCAGCTTCACGGCGTATGCCCCCACCCCCACCGCCAGGGAGGGCAGCTCAAGCGTCTGGTCGATCAACCGCACCACCCCCACCACCGGGACATCGAGGAGCCCCTCCTCCTCCAGCCGCGAGTGGGCGCAGCAGATTGACATTGGAGAAAATCGTCCGAGAGGCTTTTGATAAAGGGTTTTCTGATGTCCATTTAGGCGTTGGGGAAGTGCCTCGCTTCCGCGATAGAGGACAAATCGTACCTACGGATTATCCTGTCATCACCGATGCCGTTTTTTATGGCTGGCTAGAGGAAATCTTAAGGCCTGAGGAAATTCAGCAGTTTAAACAGACGCTTGATTTTGATGGTGCGGCTCAGTTTGAGTTCTCGCGTATTCGGATCAACATCTTCGACACATTGCTAGGGCCAGCCTTAGTGATCCGTCTGATTCCCAACAAAATCTTGACGATTGAGCAACTGGGTTTGCCTCCGGTGTTGCGAGATGTTTGCCACTATCACAAGGGGCTAGTGTTGGTGACCGGTCCAACGGGTTCTGGTAAATCCACAACCCTGGCAGCCATGATTGATTACATCAATAAGGAGATGCCCAGGAACATTATTACGATTGAGGATCCGATTGAATTTGTTCATGTGAGCCAAAAATGCTTGATCAAACAGAGAGAAGTGGGCCGTAACACGCTCCAGTTTGGAAATGCTTTGAGAGCCTCTCTGAGAGAAGACCCCGATATCATCCTCGTTGGTGAAATGCGGGATAAAGAAACGGTGAATACGGCGCTGAAAGCGGCTCAAACCGGTCACTTGGTGATGGGAACTCTACACACCAATAGCGCAGTGAAAACGGTTGAGCGAATTTTGAATATGTACGAACCGGATCAGCAAGCTCCAGTGCGTGTCTCTATTGCAGAATCATTGGTGGCGGTCGTTGCCCAAGGGCTCTGCCGCACAACAGATGGGAAGCGAGCAGCCTTCCATGACATCTTGATCAATACCGATGCCATCAAGGACTACATTATGCGGGGTGATCTGGACGAAGTGGAGGCACTGATCCCGAAATGTACCTTTGATGGCATGTGTACGATGAATCAATCTTTATACACCCTGTATGAAGCAGGCCGCATTACCGAAGAAACTGCCTTGGAGATGTCTCCTCGGCAGAATGAGATGGCTCAGATGTTAAGAGGGCGGATTTAGTCAGTGCTCGGTTCAGAGCCCTTAGGGATGGTCGCCCCTCAGACGTTCAAAGGCATTGCAGTCTTTACACCGGGGGGCGACCTTGTTTATTGCCGAGATCGACAAAAGCATGCACAGTGGCACCTGAACCTCTGTGCTGCTCTACAAGAGTATTTGGGGCTGGTGGAGTCGCCCCACTTCTTGGTTCCGTGCTTTACGGCAACGGTAGATTGCTGGGTAGATACGACGACGCAATCATTCAATCTTGTGGCCGAAGCCTATCCCTTTGTCCATCAATATCAAGGACTTTTGAACGCGCTGTTCGAATTAGGTCATGTTGAGTGGCAGCGCATTAATCCTCATCCAGAACATCGCAGTCTTTCTGTTTTTGACACATACTATCCTCGTTTTCCCCAGCTGTGGGAAAACCATGACCTGATCTTAGATATCTCACCTGAAGTTGAAGGGGAAGCCGATGCATCGGCCATACGGACTCATCAGTCTTATGCAACAGGTCCCATTTTGCGCCTCTTTGTCTCAGGGCACTCAGCAATGACCGAGCAAATTCTGAAGACGCTTCAAGGGGTGTTAGAAGGGTCGCGATATCGCCCATACACGCTGCAAGTGATTGATGTCTCCAAGCACCCTGAAAAAGCAGAAGCCGATCAAGTTTCTGCAACCCCTACCCTAGTCAGAGTTTTGCCACAACCAACACGGCGACTTGTCGGAGAGTTAAATAACCCAAGGGCAATTTTAAGCTTACTGAGTGATCTTTAAGGAGCCTGGAGGAGCGTAGACAAGCCCATATTGCGGTGCCTCAATTGCCCATTTCTTTCAGATACAGTTGAAACGGTTATCTGCAAGTAGGTGCGATTACCTCTGTAGGCGTTGACGCCATTGCCTGACTAAACTTTGCAGAGGAGTTGTTAGCCAGTCATCGTATTGAGGATATACGGGCAGCCTAGAACTTAATCTCCACCCAGCAGGTTTTAGGAGTTCAGCCAGGGATTTTTCCGTGGGATGAGGATAATCAGGGTTGACTTCATCGATAGGGCTTAGCCCTCCGAGATCTCTGGCTCCATTGGCGATCGCAGCAATAATATACCCTTCTGCTGTGACCAGATTCGGCGGAATTTGGAGAACAATTTCTTGGGGTAAGTAGGCACGGGCGGTTTGAACAAAATGCGCTAGCTCATCGGCTGGAAAGGGATTTCTAACTTCTGTTTGATGGGTACCTGGCTGGTAAGGTTGCAAAATAACCTCTTGAATATGTCCCCATTGACGGTGACAATCCGCGATCGCTAACAGAGTGTCAATACGGTCTTGAATAGACTCGCCAATCCCCAACAGTAACCCTGTCGTAAATGGAATTTTTAGTTTTCCAGCCTGTTCTAACTGCTGTAAGCGCACGGCAGGGACTTTACTGGGGGCATGACGGTGCACACCCGTTAAAAGGTGGGGTGTGACCTGCTCAAGCATTAACCCCATAGACACATTGACCTGTTTTAACTGAGCCATTTCGGAGGAGCTGAGGGGGCCCACATTGGTATGGGGCAAAAAACCCATCTGGAGTGCTAATTGGCAGATGTCATAGATCCGCTGTAGCCAAGCTGACCGACGAGGACTCTGAGGGTGAACTTCTCCACTGAGAACAAGGATCTCAATCACGCCATGCAGGCTAGCTGCCTGTAGTCGCTCCTTAGCTTCTCCCAGAGACATCCATTCATCAGCGTGAGGATTGACCCGAAAGTTGCAATAACGACATCGATTAAAGCATTCATAAGTAGGAACCAACGTCAGTGCAGGACTATACGTGATCTCTTCATATTCCAGTACTGCCATTGCTGCTTGATGACCTCTCCAAGGAGGTACAACGAAAAATGAGAAAGTGCCTTTTCAGATGCACCTTTTCTCAGAAAGCTTAACGGATCTAGACGTCTCCCATTACAACAGGCAAACCTTTTTGCAGACAGAGAAATATGAGCTGTCGTTCTAGCATCTGCCTGATGCTTTACCTAGATCGCCGCAACTCCTATCATTTAAGGGATATACCGACGTGAAAGACCAAGCTCAAAATGGTCGCCTTACCTGAGATCGCTTTACAAAACTCAGTCTTTTCGTTAATATTAGATACACAGGGGTTTACGTCCTGTAAATTTCTGTATCCATAACAATCCTGAAAAAGGAATCATTCATCATGACGACTACACTACAGCGGCGCGAAAGCGCCACCCTGTGGGAGCAGTTTTGTCAGTGGGTGACCAGCACCGAGAACCGCCTGTATGTGGGCTGGTTCGGCGTGCTGATGATCCCCACCCTGCTGGCAGCCACTGCTTGCTACGTGATTGCTTTCGTAGCAGCTCCCCCCGTCGACATCGACGGCATCCGTGAGCCCGTTGCAGGCTCCTTGATGTACGGCAACAACATCATCTCCGGTGCTGTTGTGCCGTCCTCCAACGCCATTGGTCTGCACTTCTACCCCATCTGGGAAGCCGCTTCCCTCGATGAGTGGTTGTACAACGGTGGTCCCTACCAGTTCGTGATCTTCCACTTCCTGGTTGGCGTCTTCTGCTACATGGGTCGTGAGTGGGAACTCTCCTACCGTCTCGGCATGCGTCCTTGGATTTGTGTCGCATACTCCGCCCCCGTGGCAGCAGCTTCTGCTGTGTTCTTGATCTATCCCTTGGGTCAGGGTTCCTTCTCTGACGGCATGCCGCTGGGCATCTCCGGCACCTTCAACTTCATGTTGGTGTTCCAGGCAGAGCACAACATTCTGATGCACCCCTTCCACATGATGGGTGTAGCAGCAGTGTTCGGCGGTTCCTTGTTCTCCGCCATGCACGGTTCTTTGGTGACCTCCTCCTTGGTGCGTGAGACCACCGAGAACGAGTCTCAGAACTACGGCTACAAGTTTGGTCAAGAGGAAGAGACCTACAACATCGTGGCAGCTCACGGCTACTTTGGTCGCCTGATCTTCCAATATGCGTCCTTCAACAACAGCCGTTCCTTGCACTTCTTCTTGGGTGCATGGCCTGTAATCGGCATCTGGTTCACCGCTCTGGGCATCAGCACCATGGCGTTCAACCTGAATGGGTTTAACTTCAACCAGTCCGTCCTGGATTCTCAGGGTCGTGTGATTGGCACCTGGGCTGACGTGATCAACCGCGCCAACCTGGGGATGGAAGTGATGCATGAGCGTAATGCTCACAACTTCCCGCTCGACCTGGCTGCTGCTGAGGCTCCCGAAATCATCGGCTAGTCCTAGCATCCAGCTAGTTTGACAAAGAGAGCGCCCCTGCACAGGGGCGCTTTTTTATTTGCTGTTTTCCCTCTGAATGTCCTACCTTTGACGGTAATCTCGTTTAGCTGATGTAGACGTCTGGCCTCATTCAATGTCTCGCCGCTCTCTGAAACGTGTCCGTCGTAATCTGTTTTGGTTTTCTCTTTTGCTGCTGGTGTGGTTGCTATGCAGTGGGCAAGCTGCTGCTGGAGTCTTGAGCGATCGCTTGGCTGCTTTCCCAAACTGGACAGGGAAACCCCCAACTCAAACCTCTCAGGGAGATTTAACCTATCCTGACTGGTTAGCTGGAACGTGGAACATGACGAGTACGTTAGAAGAGCTCTTAGCCCCTTTAGCCCCTGATTTAATCACACCTGGTTTCGACAGTAACCAATCCATGCTCAATCAGCCGGTGACCTGCAAGGTACGATTCGAACCCAGAATCACCTCTATGACTAAGAGCTTTCTCTTACAGCCACGCTTAGCACAAGAAGAAATTGTGGCCGATCGCGCTTTTAATGGGTTAAGTCTGGCCAGAGCTTATTTAGGGGAACAAACCGTTAAAGCTGTTAAAGTTGACCCCCATAATCCCAATCGGCAGCTAACTATTTTGCAGGGCGATCGCCAACTAGAATCGACTGTGATTGGGCGTGCAGTAGAGGTCGCGTCTGATCAAGACTTTGTGACGACAGAAGTTTTTCAGCAGGTTTTTCGTGGCGCAGAAAGCCCTTATTTTAACGAAGTAGAAACGACGACGGCTTACCATAACCTAGACGGTAATGATCCTGCTATTGAGGCAGATCAAATAACTGCGATTTACCTGTCGCCACAAGATGCAGACTATTTCAAGGCACCCAATCAACCGATAGCGCTCTACCGCTATCGGTTAGAGTTTACACCGATATTTCCCGCTGCTTAAAGATTGGCTGCTGGCACCTTCTGAGTTGACCACTGGCAATTGTGAGCCTGGGTCTGAGCCAGTTTAGTCACGTCGGTAGCCACAAAGTGATGGTGCAAAATTTGGACACTCAGTAAATGATTAATGAGCGCATCAAGCTGGACTCGTTCTGAACCTGGCGTAGTCTCATCTCCATGACGCTGGAGGATTGTTTGCACAGCTTCTGCATCTAGCAGGCCAGTTTGGTCAATTTGGTCTTGGGACAAGTAGGTGTCAGCTAGAGAGCGCATGGCTTGCTGCTTTACAGTGTCAGTATGAGAAGGTGGGGCCATAAAGGCAAACTTTTGCCGCCTATATAGGGTCTCGGGCAGCAATTCTCGCATCGTTTCTCGCAGAATGTATTTGTCTTGCCGACCGCGTAGACGCATGGATGGAGGCAGGGTCACAGCAAATTCTACGAGCGGGTGATCGAGAAATGCTGGGCGGGCTTCCAGGGAATTGGCCATATCCACCCGATCTCCAGCCCATCCCAGCACTTGAGATTCAAATTGAGTTTTGATCCACACATATTGGGCCTTGTCTAATGGATGACGATCACCCAGCTGTTCTGGGTTTAGGGCGGCTGCCAAGGCTCGACCCGGTTCATAACTGCTCAAGACGACCCGATGATGAGGATGTAGCAAGGCCGGCACATGGGCAGCAGACGACAGCCAAGACTGCAAACAGCTGGGTGTAAACCCTACCAGCGCTGTCAATGCAGGATCATTCAGTGGTTGTTCTGCGAGCAGATTGCCCTTAAAGAGACGATTACTGGCTGCCAACCAGGCCTCTAAGTCAGCACGTTCTGCAGGGGAGGCGCCCTCCATGCCATAGCGAATCATATCGAGTCGCAGTTGAGGATACCCTGCAAATAACTCATCAGACCCTTCGCCAGTGACGACAACTTTGTAACCTGAATCCCGCACATGCTGGCTCATGAGCAGCTTGGCAACGGTAAACGTGTTGTAAATACTGCGTTCGGTATGCCAGATAGTCCTTGCAAAGTGATCGTAAAGTTGGGTGCCCTTAATGGACAGAATATCTTGGTCAGCCCCTACGGTTTTTGCCATTTCACGGGCGATCGCAGTTTCATCGTAATCGCTGTCATCAAACCCAATGGTGAAAGCTTTGACAGGTGATTGTTGACAGGCTGCCGCCACCCCCAAGATTGAGCAAGAGTCAATACCGCCTGAGAGGTAGCAGGCAACCGGAACATCAGCCTCTAATCGGAGTTGGATTGCCTCGACAAAATAATGGCGGAGCGCTTCGATATAGTCTGTTTCTGTCAGGTGCAGGTTGCGGTCTCCCTCATTGGGGAAGTCAAGATCCCAATATTGCTCAGTCTGAATATTGAGCCTCCCCTCCCGTCGCTGAACAATCACCTTTTGTCCAGGTTCAACAGCATAGATGCCCTCAAAGCAGGTGGTTCCCGGCACCATCGTTTGCATCAGCTGATGGTAGAGCCCCTCAGATGAAAATCGGGCCTGTACAGCAGGATGCGCCAAAATAACTTTGATCTCTGACCCGAATACCAAACCTGCTGGAATTCGGGTCCAATAGAGGGGTTTAATGCCAAAGCGATCGCGCACGAGGCTTAACCGATCAGACCGCCGTTCGTAGAGGGCAAAGGCAAATTCTCCACGCAGACAGGGCAACGCTCCATCTAACCCAAATCGTTCGGTCAAATGGAGGACTAATTCTGTGTCACTCTTGGTCTGAAACCGATATCCCCTTGAGGTGAGGTCAGCCCGTAGACGTTTGTAATCATAAAACTCACCATTCTGGGTAATTAAGTATTGGCCATTCGCAGATAGAAAGGGCTGGCGACCCCGCTCTGGATCTAGATCAATAATAGATAGTCGAGCATGGGTAAACCCTACAGCGCGATCGCTGAGAATACGATACCCAAACCCGTCTGGGCCCCGGTGATGCTGAATGGCTGCCATGCCCACTAATACGTCGGGGGAAACGGGGTATCTCGGATCTGCGTACATTACTCCACCAATTCCGCACATCACGTTTCTCCCCATTTTTTGCTAGTTCAGAGGTGCATCCTAATATGCAGGGTGACGCAGATCTGAGAGTTCTTCAAGAAATCTGAAGCCTATCAGGCTTGAAGTCATGATCTCATCATGTTTGCGTTTGCAAGCGCAGTAGAAACAATTGAAATGGCGTGAAAACTGATGGCGCAAACATGGTTGCTCTATCCAGCATTTACCTTATCTAGGCAAATGTTCAATTAAAGAGAGAAGTAAAAAAAGAAGCCTAGTAGCTCAAAACTACTAGACTTCTAGCTATACTCGACTCGCAGTCAAAACCGCGTTAAGTCAGTGTTGATGTCACCCTGATGAAACCTCAAACCTATGCGCGATTAGCCTGCTTACGGCGAATCACAGTGCCTACAACACCCAGACCAAGCAGTGCTAGAGCACTACCAGGCTCAGGAACGTCAGCAGTTTCAGTATCTGTTAAACCCTTCACTGCAATCACAACGTCGTTGTAGTCCTTATCACCACCACCGTAGATGTCTTCGTAAGCCAACACCAGGAATTCACCATACTGGTAGGTAGTCACATGCTGCAGGCCATCACCATTGCGAGTGCTGTCAGCGCTCAACCCGTCAAAGACCTTGCTGTGAGGGTTGCGCAGGAAGAAGTTAACGGTGTCCCCAGCAGCGACATCTCCAACCATGTAACCCTGACCCAGCGCTAGAGGGCCGTCTCCGTTAGAGAGAATACTGTTTTGAGAGGAAACGTCGCTCCAAACAACCTCAACATCGTCATTCCAGAAATCGAGCAGACCGCTATTTCCTGACGCTGTGGGTGAGGCGGTAGAATACCCAAACTGGTTACGGTAGCCTGCGCCTTCGTTGATGAAAAATACCTCAACGTCGCGAGCACCCGCTTCCCAAGTGAGGTCGCTGACATCTAGAGCGACCAATTCGTCGAGCTTAGCACCGTCTGTGCCATAAGCAGCTCTTTCATTGTTGACAGAGGAATTAATGGCCAACCAATCGTCGAAGGAGAGGCCATAATCGGAAGCTTGGCTGTCATAAGCGTTCAGGACGCTAGTGTAGCTATCACCATACTGACTATCGTTGGGGTCTAACTGCAGCAAATTTGTTGCTTGTTGAGAGAGAGTCGCGGCGCTAGCGGTAGAAGGAGCAGCGATTGCAACCACCGCTGCAATCGCAGACAGCCCTAGAGTAGACATGTGACGTTTCATGGAAGTGATCTCCTAAGCAGCGTTTGGGCCTAGCAAAAAGCTTGTGTTTTCTTACACTCTTAGTATTGGCGATCTGTTTCCAAACGCTAACAGTAGATTCTCTACTCTTGGATTGCCTTTGTTTTTAGGTGTTTAGCGCAATTTTTACTCGATTTTCACAAACCCCTGACTGCCGTGATTCTCATCCTCGTAGAACCGCGTATGGCGTATTAATTATTACTTTTAATACGCAATTTGCGAAGGAAATTTCTGCTTTTTTCTCAGTATTTCACCTGATGTTAGGCGCATTTCTGCGATCGCCAACCCGATTATTTCATCGCTCCCTTGCATCCCAGCAGTCATCAGTGGCGTCTGTTCTTTGACAGACAAAAATCGGGGGGTGCATCCGCCATCGGGAGAGCCCACTGGAAAGTTAGGCTGCTTGCTCTCTTGGGAGTGCGATCGCGAATGGGAAGATTTGAAGTCTGAAGAGAGGGGTCTTGATTTTTGAAGGGCTCTGATTGGGCGTTCATCAACCTCTGTGGGCACCAGCGTCTTTCCCAGAGCGGCGTCCGAATTGCTAAGAGTAGTCCAGGTAAAAATCATCCCGTAATAGGAACCGGGTTTCTACAAAGCCTAACCAGAGAATGGCTGGGGTTTCAGAGAAACCAGGCTCCTGGACGATTGATTCTTTGGAGCACTCTAAGAGGCTGTACCCAGCACCTTATTTTCGAAGTGTGACAGCAGGGTTAGGGAATCGTAAGCTTGGTGACAGAATTTAACGCCTAAAAATTTTAAAAATTTATTTAATAACTGATAATTCAGGATAGGGGTTCATGACATTCTCTATCGTTGCTTGGGATCCGCACACTGGGATGACGGGCGTGGCTGTTGCAACGAAGCATCTAGCAGTCGGGGCCTTGGTTCCCCATGCAAAAGCAGGGGTGGGCGCGATCGCGACGCAGGCCCAGACCAACCCTTTGTTAGGCATTTGGGGGCTGCGGCTACTAGAAAGCCGCATGAATGCTGAAGCCGATCGGCTAAGCATTCCGGTCGATACCGTGTTGGATATGCTCCTGCAAAATGATGATGATCGCAGCCAGCGCCAAGTCCACCTGGTCGATCATCAAGGGCATACAGCTGCTTGGACAGGGCAACACTGCGTTGATTGGGCAGGGCACTTAACCTTTCCCCATTTTTCAGTAGCGGGCAACATGCTGAGAGGGGAAAAGACGCTGCTGGCCATGGCTGATGCGTATCAAACTAGCCAGTCCATCAGTTTTTCTGAGCGGCTGCTCCGGGCGTTAGAAGCCGGAGATGCGGCAGGGGGAGACAAGCGCGGTCGCCAGTCTGCCGCTCTGTATGTGGTTAAAGACGAAGTCTACCCTCACCTTGATTTGCGAGTTGATAACCACACCAACCCCATTGCAGAACTGCGAACCCTTTTTTCAGAAGCCCATAAGGACTACTATCAGTCTTTCCGACAAACGATGCCTGCGAATCAGCAGTTGCAGTTTAAGGTTGAACCCATCTGGCTGCGCAAAGTGGTTTAAGGAGATGTCTGGCTTCGAGCTGTAGCCTTGTTCAGTTGAGTCCAGCACAGCTGGGCTAAGACAGGGTCTGCTTTATCCGCATACAAACCGCTACAGGGCCGTGGAATTTTCTGAGGTAACCAGAGGGTAGAGACGCGATGGATGGCTTCTCTACCCGGTGCTAGGTATTGGCTTATGCAGATTTGGCATTCCGTGGGGGGATAGCCTCGCCTTTATAGAACTTCTGCTCTAGCTTCCCTAGCCATAGCCAAAGAGCGCCTGCGGTCAAAGGAATGCCTGTCAGGAGAGCACCAGCCAGTACCGGTAGCCCTGGGAAGGAACCAGACAGAGCAACCACCAAGGGAATGAGAGACCACGCGATCGCACTGATCACCAACGTGCCAGTTCGAATCTGTTGGAGGCGTCGCAGTGCTGACCGACAGCTTTTGCAGTGTTTGGTGTGGGAATGGTAGCGATCAAGCAGCGCCTCCGTAGACAATTCTGGAGGAAGGGGCTGCCCTGGAAAAGGATCCGCGGCAAATTCACTAATCCACTTACGGAAGGCAATGACGTAGCGATCGGCTTGGGTCGGCAGGTAACAGGTTTGGGCGTAGGATCGATTCTCCTCGGAAGACGCTGTCCCAACGCCAGCTTTTTCAAGCAGTCTTTCCTGGATGTGTAAAAAGATTTGATCGTCTTCTAACACACGATTATTGCCAATGTGGCTGGCCCATTGAGGCGTCAGCTTGATGAAAAAGCCAGGCAGCTTAGAGGAAAACTTGAAGGGAAACCGGGCAAATAGGCGGCATTCTCCTTTGCGGATAGGGGTTGCATAAACCGCTGTCAATGTACGCCCAAACTGCTTGGATGTGAGATCGTGATACATCAGCGATGGAGCGACAAAGGTGGTGTACTGGGTACCTAACTGCCCTTTACGTGGCCCCTCTGGCCAGATGCCGCGAAAGCCTTGCTTGCCGGACTCTAGAACTTCCATTTCCATGGGCGCAGCATTTTCACGTTTGCCAACCGTTTTGTGATGGGTGTAAGGAATATGGCTGGCATCCAGGACGTTCTCTAACAGCGTCAGCGCGTCGTAGGGCAAATCGCGGAAGGTGTTAAGGATGACCCAGCCATCGGGCTCTGTTTCTACAGGCTGAATGGTGGGAATGGGTACCTGGGCTGCATTCTCAGTTTTGCCAGGATACACAAAGAGAAGTCCTTGATGCACGGCTGTTGGCATGGAGGTGGCACAGGCCCGCTGCGATAGAGCAGCCTCGCCTTTAGCCGCCTGTTGTGGGATGTGTTCACACGCGCCGTCGCCCGCAAATGCCCAGCCGTGATACGGGCACTCCAACAGGCCAGCCTCGTTGACGCGCCCCTCCGATAGGGGGGCCAGACGATGGGGACACTGATCGGCAAAGACACGCCAGGATTCAGCGTGTGGATCCCACCAAATCACGATGTCCTGCTCCAACAGGGTAAAGCGCGTGGGTCGAGTTTTGTCCAGGTCTTCAACATAATGGACAGGGTGCCACGCTTCAGCCCAGTCAAAGTAACTGGGATCTGAGCCGCCAGTGGCAAGAGGGTTTTGAGACAGTTGGGGCGCGATCGCGTCTTTGATAGCCGTCATGTGCTTGCAGGAAAATCACTTTCTTCTTCTATTGTGTTACAAAAATTCATTAATTGTCAGGTTGACGATTTCTTTATTAGGGTGTAGCGACGATGTCATCTTGGGAAGCCTAAATTTATACTCAACAAATCTGTATGAGGCGAAGGGTTAGAATGCGGACGAAAAGCGAATTGTAGAACTTTTCGCGGACTGATAAAACGACATAGTCGCTGTCACTCATGATGCCGCTTAATTCTAGTCTTTCACTTTGCCAGGTGAATCGGTAAAGATCTCACCGAGTCGCCATCAGGTCTCGTCTTTTCAAGGATTTCTCATAGAAGTTGCCATGGACACATTGAGCCTCATTAACGATCTGGAGCAAGCGTCTCAGTCTCGCCATCGAGTCTCTACTGCAGTCGGCAAGATTGTAACAACCCTCACTCAAACGGAAACCCTGACCCCTGCAACCTCCGGAAAATTG is drawn from Leptolyngbya sp. SIO1E4 and contains these coding sequences:
- a CDS encoding Rieske 2Fe-2S domain-containing protein, with translation MTAIKDAIAPQLSQNPLATGGSDPSYFDWAEAWHPVHYVEDLDKTRPTRFTLLEQDIVIWWDPHAESWRVFADQCPHRLAPLSEGRVNEAGLLECPYHGWAFAGDGACEHIPQQAAKGEAALSQRACATSMPTAVHQGLLFVYPGKTENAAQVPIPTIQPVETEPDGWVILNTFRDLPYDALTLLENVLDASHIPYTHHKTVGKRENAAPMEMEVLESGKQGFRGIWPEGPRKGQLGTQYTTFVAPSLMYHDLTSKQFGRTLTAVYATPIRKGECRLFARFPFKFSSKLPGFFIKLTPQWASHIGNNRVLEDDQIFLHIQERLLEKAGVGTASSEENRSYAQTCYLPTQADRYVIAFRKWISEFAADPFPGQPLPPELSTEALLDRYHSHTKHCKSCRSALRRLQQIRTGTLVISAIAWSLIPLVVALSGSFPGLPVLAGALLTGIPLTAGALWLWLGKLEQKFYKGEAIPPRNAKSA